Proteins encoded by one window of Companilactobacillus ginsenosidimutans:
- a CDS encoding PTS sugar transporter subunit IIB produces MTKKVLLTCGAGASSGFMAAAGRKAVKQMEADLNISAKSEAEVENYLPDIDLLLVAPHLKYKLEEVEEIAQANNVKCAVIPQQIYGMLDGKGLVNLALKELGE; encoded by the coding sequence ATGACTAAAAAAGTTTTATTAACTTGTGGTGCTGGGGCATCATCAGGTTTTATGGCAGCAGCTGGACGTAAAGCTGTTAAACAAATGGAGGCTGATCTCAATATATCCGCAAAGAGTGAAGCTGAAGTGGAAAATTACTTACCAGATATAGATTTGTTGCTGGTTGCACCACATTTGAAATATAAGTTGGAAGAAGTAGAAGAAATTGCTCAAGCCAACAATGTTAAGTGTGCAGTAATTCCACAACAAATTTATGGAATGCTTGATGGCAAGGGCTTGGTTAATTTGGCCCTGAAGGAATTGGGGGAATAA
- a CDS encoding winged helix-turn-helix transcriptional regulator codes for MANNKSSGIDLMLELVDSRWKALIIDSLSYGEQKYSELKSSLSDIPCKEMTSEIRDLKNNRIIERISHGPTPVVVYFRLTPLGEEIHTMLLDSVNWKDMTPVSSTTNSFDQQ; via the coding sequence ATGGCCAACAATAAAAGTTCGGGGATAGATTTGATGCTTGAACTCGTTGATAGTCGCTGGAAGGCGTTGATTATCGACAGTTTGAGTTATGGCGAACAGAAATACAGTGAATTGAAATCTTCACTTTCTGATATTCCGTGTAAAGAGATGACAAGCGAGATCAGAGATTTGAAGAATAACAGAATCATCGAGCGCATTAGCCACGGTCCTACTCCGGTCGTTGTATATTTTCGATTAACTCCATTGGGAGAGGAAATTCATACGATGCTACTGGATTCAGTCAACTGGAAGGACATGACTCCAGTGAGCTCTACAACTAATAGTTTTGATCAACAATAA
- a CDS encoding PTS lactose/cellobiose transporter subunit IIA: MADKNEKSMDREELSMISMQVIMHAGNAREHIFKAVDLASQSQFEEAEKMMAESNIELIAAHQAQTNTIQLEAGGTGVPYSTLFTHAQDTLMSVKTEQNLIKEMIKLYKRLGEK, from the coding sequence TTGGCTGACAAAAATGAAAAGTCTATGGATCGTGAAGAACTCTCGATGATTTCTATGCAAGTCATTATGCATGCTGGCAATGCACGTGAGCACATTTTTAAAGCTGTTGATTTAGCTTCTCAAAGTCAATTTGAAGAAGCTGAAAAAATGATGGCCGAATCTAATATCGAATTGATTGCGGCACATCAGGCACAGACAAACACTATACAACTTGAGGCCGGTGGAACTGGAGTGCCATATTCGACTCTGTTTACGCATGCCCAAGATACTTTAATGTCAGTGAAAACTGAACAAAATCTCATTAAAGAGATGATAAAACTATATAAACGATTAGGGGAGAAATAA
- a CDS encoding PTS sugar transporter subunit IIC: MQNVIDWMTDSFAPRVNKIAKNPWLDAIQQSILSGMPLILIGSFATILGLVKDYVPGFPDFSLLNTFSFGLFSLFLAYLIPEAIMNLKKHPEISKQAGLAGLAFFLMLIFPKLNGKTGEISFYLGSLGTGGMIAALVSGLFVGFVMNSFIKFKLVKDDSTLPDFIAVWFNTIFPIIVILLVGWLFTFQLKINLFTVINQFFSPLTHLGQSFWGLWILTFLAFGFLYSFGISTWVLMPIIYTMELPGMAQNQAAVASGHAAQNIFVSEAVVLTLIGGAGVTLSLCIMMAFFAKSERLRVIGKASFIPSIFNINEPLVFGAPIAFNPILMVPFWINTAIAPILLWVSMKSGIVPIPHAPFQLWYMPSPAMGWLVTKSITGVVFVLLLFAISWAVYYPFFRIYDKQAVEQDASLTEEN, encoded by the coding sequence TTGCAAAATGTTATAGATTGGATGACCGATAGTTTTGCTCCAAGAGTGAATAAAATCGCAAAAAATCCATGGTTGGATGCAATTCAACAATCAATTTTATCGGGAATGCCACTAATTTTAATCGGATCATTCGCAACAATATTAGGATTAGTAAAAGACTATGTACCAGGATTTCCAGATTTTTCATTACTAAACACATTCTCATTCGGATTGTTTTCATTGTTCTTGGCTTACTTAATTCCAGAAGCCATCATGAATCTCAAGAAACATCCAGAAATATCCAAACAAGCTGGGTTAGCTGGGCTCGCCTTCTTCTTAATGCTCATCTTTCCTAAACTCAATGGAAAAACAGGTGAGATTTCATTTTACCTCGGTTCATTAGGAACAGGAGGCATGATTGCCGCATTAGTATCAGGTTTGTTCGTCGGATTCGTAATGAATTCGTTCATCAAATTTAAATTGGTCAAGGACGACTCGACTTTACCCGACTTTATCGCAGTTTGGTTCAATACAATTTTCCCAATCATCGTGATCTTGTTGGTCGGTTGGTTGTTCACATTCCAACTTAAAATTAATTTATTCACCGTCATCAACCAATTCTTCAGCCCGTTAACCCATTTGGGACAAAGTTTTTGGGGATTATGGATTTTGACATTCTTAGCATTTGGATTCTTGTATTCATTCGGAATTTCAACGTGGGTACTAATGCCGATTATCTATACGATGGAATTACCAGGAATGGCGCAAAACCAAGCTGCAGTAGCATCCGGACACGCTGCCCAAAACATCTTCGTATCTGAAGCTGTCGTGCTAACTCTTATCGGTGGGGCCGGTGTTACCTTGTCGTTGTGTATTATGATGGCATTTTTCGCCAAGTCAGAGCGTTTACGAGTTATTGGAAAAGCCTCATTTATTCCATCAATTTTCAACATTAATGAACCACTGGTTTTTGGTGCTCCAATTGCGTTTAACCCAATCTTGATGGTGCCATTTTGGATCAACACAGCCATCGCACCGATTTTATTATGGGTATCGATGAAGAGTGGTATCGTGCCAATTCCACATGCACCATTCCAACTTTGGTACATGCCAAGTCCTGCAATGGGTTGGCTAGTTACTAAGTCAATTACAGGTGTTGTATTCGTACTATTATTATTCGCAATTTCATGGGCAGTTTACTACCCATTCTTCCGTATCTACGATAAACAAGCGGTCGAACAAGATGCCTCACTAACTGAGGAAAACTAA